The following coding sequences are from one Verrucomicrobiota bacterium window:
- a CDS encoding AAA family ATPase, whose protein sequence is MLANRTTPRIYIAATRQDVGKTTTSIGLVGALKKRLTRIGYIKPVGQRFVEIDGHKVDEDSVLIGQTYAVELPIQAMSPIAIGPGVTKHYIDGHIGDNMDEKVQEAFCRVAWEHDFVVIEGTGHAGVGSVLDLSNAHVAKILESKVVIVCPAGIGRSVDEIELNAALFEKHDVEVAGVIVNKVLPDKVDYLRPYLEKAFHKMGYPLLGIIPLNQDLPKPTLNQVSQELKGEFVAGEHLKTRWVDRVMIGAASSRNADIYFNSGTLIITAGDREDLILTIMEAYEGDPAMDISGVVLTQGFLPQPGLLKIMRERPIPFISVPYDSYTAASRINNMTVKTELGNETKIRLIQDMIEKHVDLDRMIKAANLKD, encoded by the coding sequence ATGCTCGCCAATAGGACTACTCCTAGGATTTATATTGCCGCCACAAGGCAAGATGTGGGTAAAACGACAACCTCCATTGGGCTGGTTGGGGCTCTAAAAAAGAGGTTGACTAGGATTGGTTATATCAAACCTGTTGGTCAGAGATTTGTGGAAATAGATGGACATAAAGTAGATGAAGATTCTGTTCTTATAGGACAGACGTATGCTGTTGAGTTGCCCATCCAAGCCATGAGCCCTATAGCAATAGGTCCTGGTGTGACAAAGCACTACATTGATGGTCATATTGGTGACAACATGGATGAGAAAGTCCAGGAGGCTTTCTGTCGTGTCGCATGGGAGCATGATTTTGTCGTCATTGAAGGAACTGGGCATGCTGGCGTTGGTTCGGTATTAGACCTCTCTAATGCTCATGTTGCAAAAATTTTAGAGAGTAAAGTTGTCATTGTATGTCCTGCGGGTATCGGTCGCTCTGTTGATGAAATTGAGCTTAATGCAGCTTTATTTGAAAAGCACGATGTGGAAGTTGCTGGCGTGATAGTCAACAAAGTGTTGCCAGACAAAGTAGATTATTTGCGGCCATACTTGGAGAAAGCTTTCCACAAGATGGGCTATCCTTTGTTAGGAATTATTCCGTTAAACCAGGATTTACCAAAGCCTACGTTGAACCAAGTCAGCCAGGAATTAAAGGGAGAGTTTGTTGCAGGAGAACACCTCAAGACCAGGTGGGTAGATCGAGTTATGATTGGTGCAGCATCTTCTCGCAACGCAGACATCTATTTCAACTCGGGAACCCTGATCATCACGGCAGGCGATCGTGAAGACCTTATCTTGACGATTATGGAGGCGTATGAGGGGGATCCAGCTATGGATATTTCTGGAGTAGTTCTGACTCAAGGTTTTTTGCCACAACCAGGATTGCTTAAAATTATGAGGGAGAGACCTATTCCATTTATCAGTGTTCCCTACGACAGTTATACGGCAGCATCCCGTATTAATAATATGACTGTCAAGACGGAGCTAGGGAATGAGACCAAAATCCGCCTCATTCAAGATATGATAGAGAAGCACGTTGATCTAGATAGGATGATCAAGGCTGCTAACCTAAAGGATTAG